From the Candidatus Stygibacter australis genome, one window contains:
- a CDS encoding LytTR family DNA-binding domain-containing protein, with product MKYRTFLVEDEPIAMQNLERLLSKYADRLEIIGKAANGIDALESINRIKPDIVFLDVQIPGLTGFEVLAKLEYLPLVIFTTAYSEYALKAFDTHAIDYILKPITQQKIKNALNKLEHYSQNPDRNSLIESLLNDLTKSTKLAIPFNNRIIFVDHKDIYFLRSDSKYTRIHLYDKSYIVNISLAELESKLGKDFIRLHRSNIVNRNHIGEIIKLLSRKWIARMTDKTESELPISRGSHDKLL from the coding sequence TTGAAATACAGGACTTTTTTAGTCGAAGATGAACCTATAGCCATGCAGAACCTGGAAAGGCTTCTCAGTAAGTACGCAGATAGACTGGAGATTATTGGCAAAGCAGCAAATGGTATAGATGCTTTGGAATCTATAAACAGAATAAAACCTGATATTGTTTTCCTTGATGTTCAGATTCCTGGTCTTACTGGATTTGAAGTTCTAGCCAAACTTGAGTATTTACCACTGGTAATATTCACTACAGCATATAGTGAATACGCTTTAAAAGCATTTGATACACATGCAATTGATTATATATTGAAGCCAATAACTCAGCAGAAAATTAAAAATGCCTTAAATAAACTTGAGCATTACTCTCAAAATCCTGACCGAAATTCCTTGATCGAATCCCTGCTTAATGATCTCACAAAGAGTACAAAACTGGCTATTCCTTTCAATAACCGCATTATATTTGTGGATCACAAAGACATCTACTTTCTGAGGTCTGACAGCAAATACACCAGAATCCATCTTTATGATAAAAGTTATATTGTGAATATATCCTTAGCTGAACTGGAAAGCAAACTCGGCAAGGACTTCATCAGACTTCACAGAAGCAATATAGTAAACAGAAACCATATTGGAGAGATCATTAAGCTTCTTTCCCGAAAATGGATAGCCAGGATGACTGACAAAACAGAATCAGAGCTGCCCATTAGCAGAGGATCACACGACAAATTATTGTAA
- a CDS encoding sensor histidine kinase — protein MKKILTLILINLVISILLTLLGGFEDVNLMLRRFLINLLYSNSIGFAIMLLLVTFNLKGLPKFLWILFTALLIMAGGVTGGIIGTIIVSKLLNVQVNFFQSVNLIFFLSISLIFGITGYTIFSLIHRAETNKIKYWKEKQARTQLELSSLRSRINPHFLFNTLNSIAGLIYSNQAKAEEMIEQLAELLRYNLQMTEQSLISLNSEFKAIIDYLNIEKIRFGERLEFKIDNNIENLQLPPLLLLTLVENAIKHGVAKSIDGGKVEVLLNETSEKFILSVFNTGSKLNTSYSEGTGISTLRELLRIQYQKNAVFTLLAEYGGTLAKIEISKGGKL, from the coding sequence ATGAAAAAGATATTAACACTCATCCTGATCAACCTGGTAATAAGTATATTACTCACGCTTCTAGGTGGCTTTGAAGATGTAAACCTGATGCTAAGGAGATTTTTGATCAACCTGTTATACTCAAACAGCATAGGATTTGCTATCATGCTGTTGCTGGTAACATTTAACCTCAAGGGTTTGCCAAAATTTTTATGGATATTGTTTACTGCACTTTTGATCATGGCAGGTGGAGTGACAGGCGGTATTATAGGCACTATTATCGTTTCTAAATTATTAAATGTGCAAGTAAATTTCTTCCAGTCAGTAAACCTGATATTTTTTCTATCTATCAGTCTCATATTTGGAATTACTGGTTATACAATTTTTTCTCTGATACACAGAGCTGAAACAAATAAAATCAAATATTGGAAAGAAAAGCAGGCTCGAACACAATTAGAGCTTAGTTCCTTAAGGAGCCGAATAAATCCGCATTTTTTATTTAACACTCTGAACTCAATAGCGGGATTGATCTACTCAAACCAGGCAAAAGCTGAAGAAATGATCGAGCAATTAGCAGAGCTTCTTAGATACAATCTGCAGATGACCGAACAATCCCTGATCAGCCTTAATTCTGAGTTTAAAGCCATTATAGATTATCTGAATATTGAGAAAATCCGCTTTGGAGAGCGTCTGGAATTCAAGATTGATAATAACATTGAAAATTTGCAACTCCCTCCTCTTCTCCTTTTGACTCTGGTAGAAAATGCTATCAAACATGGCGTGGCAAAAAGCATTGATGGCGGCAAGGTAGAAGTTCTGCTTAATGAGACATCTGAGAAATTTATCTTATCTGTATTCAATACAGGGAGCAAACTGAATACCAGTTATTCAGAAGGAACTGGTATTTCCACATTGCGCGAACTACTCAGAATACAATATCAGAAAAATGCCGTATTTACTTTATTAGCAGAGTATGGTGGCACTTTGGCGAAAATAGAAATCTCTAAGGGAGGAAAACTTTGA